From the Brassica napus cultivar Da-Ae chromosome A8, Da-Ae, whole genome shotgun sequence genome, one window contains:
- the LOC106425934 gene encoding transmembrane emp24 domain-containing protein p24delta5-like: MAIRGIFTISTVVLFLLTVNHGEAIWLTIPATGGTKCVSEEIQSNVVVMADYYVVDEQNPGNTPAVSAKVTSPYGNDLHHQDNVTHGQFAFTTQETGNYLACFSVDSSHPLPNPLTLGIDWKTGIAAKDWDSVAKKEKIEGVELQLTRLEGLVQAIRENIEYIKNREGEMREVSEATNARVAWFSIMSLGVCLSAAGAQIWYLKRYFHKKKLI; encoded by the exons ATGGCGATCAGAGGAATCTTTACGATTTCAACGGTGGTGTTGTTTCTGCTGACGGTGAATCACGGCGAAGCTATATGGCTGACGATTCCGGCGACGGGAGGGACCAAGTGCGTCTCCGAGGAGATACAGAGCAACGTCGTCGTGATGGCTGATTACTACGTCGTCGATGAGCAGAACCCTGGAAACACACCTGCTGTTTCCGCTAAG GTAACATCTCCTTATGGGAACGATCTTCATCACCAAGACAATGTAACGCATGGTCAGTTTGCGTTCACAACTCAAGAGACAGGGAACTACTTGGCTTGTTTCTCGGTTGATTCCAGTCATCCGCTACCTAATCCGTTGACCCTTGGGATTGATTGGAAGACTGGTATCGCTGCCAAAGATTGGGACTCTGTTGCTAAAAAGGAAAAGATCGAG GGTGTTGAGCTTCAGTTAACGAGACTTGAGGGGTTAGTGCAAGCGATTCGTGAGAACATCGAGTATATAAAGAACAG GGAAGGGGAGATGCGAGAAGTGAGTGAAGCAACCAACGCAAGAGTGGCTTGGTTCAGTATAATGTCACTTGGGGTTTGTCTTTCAGCAGCGGGTGCACAGATATGGTACCTGAAGCGATATTTCCACAAGAAGAAACTCATCTAA